A single region of the Lycium barbarum isolate Lr01 chromosome 2, ASM1917538v2, whole genome shotgun sequence genome encodes:
- the LOC132627572 gene encoding 28 kDa ribonucleoprotein, chloroplastic: MALLRLLCCPSLFPSATLFPPLHHLSPISPISLHTPLFSPIKPQRPYLYISHCSSPETTQPEDESSKTRVLAQNAPWTYTPDDLRPLFQKYGTVHDIEVAMYNKTRSRGLVFVTMGSHEEAKAVLENLEAYELEGRPLRLAWAKPKTKKPSSPPPSKPLPVHNLFVANLHFEARSKDLMEFFKENGANVVSAEVIFNDNPRRSAGYGFVSLNTKEEADAALSSFDGKEFMGRQIRVAHSKRFLREETKKTIHSQEQTSELISVAE, translated from the exons ATGGCGTTACTTCGCTTACTGTGTTGTCCATCCCTATTTCCCTCTGCCACTTTGTTTCCCCCCCTGCACCACCTATCTCCAATTAGTCCCATTTCTTTGCATACTCCTCTTTTCTCCCCCATTAAACCCCAAAGACCCTACCTTTACATCTCCCATTGCTCTTCACCAGAAACTACTCAACCAGAAGATGAAAGCTCGAAAACAAGAGTACTCGCTCAGAATGCTCCTTGGACTTATACTCCTGATGACCTTCGCCCTCTCTTTCAGAAATATGGCACTGTTCACGACATTGAG GTTGCAATGTATAACAAGACAAGAAGCAGGGGCTTAGTCTTTGTTACAATGGGTTCACATGAGGAAGCTAAGGCAGTTCTTGAAAACCTCGAAGCGTAT GAGCTTGAGGGTAGACCTTTGAGACTTGCCTGGGCTAAGCCAAAGACTAAGAAACCTTCTTCTCCACCGCCATCCAAGCCGCTGCCTGTACACAATCTGTTTGTGGCTAATTTGCATTTCGAAGCAAGGTCTAAAGACCTTATGGAATTCTTTAAGGAAAATGGGGCAAATGTTGTTTCTGCTGAAGTCATATTCAATGATAATCCCAGACGATCTGCCGGATATGGATTTGTTTCTCTTAACACCAAGGAGGAGGCTGACGCAGCCCTATCCTCATTTGACGGAAAG GAATTTATGGGGAGACAGATAAGGGTGGCACACAGTAAAAGATTTCTGAGAGAAGAGACAAAAAAGACTATCCACTCCCAAGAACAAACATCTGAATTGATCTCTGTGGCAGAATGA